A single window of Hemicordylus capensis ecotype Gifberg chromosome 15, rHemCap1.1.pri, whole genome shotgun sequence DNA harbors:
- the PHETA1 gene encoding sesquipedalian-1, which translates to MKLNEKSLAFYATCDSPADNSGFLYKKGERNTAYHKRWFVLKGNMLFYFEDRESREPVGVIILEGCTVELCESTEEFTFAIKFDCAKSRTYILAAENQATMEAWVKSLSRASFSYLRLVVKELEKQLEEMQRNLAGYHRVQRRLPVYRKPKNAPNVDPAPSGLDLPQEKQTVPICVPVKENSCALWNNSESPTSRPSGYPQADPWSTRGNSYENSLKPPPLPPRRRALSGNSGGAGGPRSDGPVHPGTTCFSKLHDWYGREILELRRAWLKGQKEDSL; encoded by the coding sequence ATGAAGCTGAATGAGAAGAGCTTGGCCTTCTATGCCACCTGCGATTCCCCTGCCGACAACTCGGGCTTCCTTTACAAGAAGGGTGAGCGTAACACGGCCTACCACAAGCGCTGGTTCGTGCTGAAGGGGAACATGCTCTTCTACTTTGAGGACCGAGAGAGCCGTGAGCCAGTGGGAGTCATCATCCTGGAGGGCTGTACAGTGGAGCTGTGCGAGTCTACCGAGGAGTTCACCTTCGCCATCAAGTTTGACTGTGCCAAGTCCCGCACCTACATCTTGGCAGCTGAGAACCAGGCCACTATGGAAGCGTGGGTGAAGTCCCTCTCCCGGGCCAGCTTCAGCTACCTGCGGCTGGTGGTGAAAGAACTGGAGAAGCAGCTGGAAGAGATGCAGCGGAACCTCGCCGGCTACCACCGGGTCCAGAGGAGGTTGCCGGTTTACCGGAAACCCAAAAATGCTCCAAATGTAGATCCAGCCCCTTCCGGCCTGGACCTGCCTCAGGAAAAACAGACAGTCCCCATTTGTGTCCCCGTGAAAGAAAACAGCTGTGCTTTGTGGAATAATTCTGAAAGCCCAACCAGCCGGCCAAGTGGATACCCTCAGGCCGATCCCTGGAGTACCAGGGGCAACAgctatgagaacagcctcaagccACCCCCTTTGCCTCCTCGGAGAAGGGCCTTGTCGGGCAATTCTGGCGGTGCTGGAGGCCCCAGGTCGGATGGTCCTGTACACCCAGGCACCACGTGCTTTTCCAAGCTCCATGACTGGTATGGCAGGGAGATTCTTGAACTGCGAAGAGCATGGCTTAAGGGGCAAAAGGAGGACAGTCTGTGA